One segment of Triticum aestivum cultivar Chinese Spring chromosome 2A, IWGSC CS RefSeq v2.1, whole genome shotgun sequence DNA contains the following:
- the LOC123191853 gene encoding ent-kaur-16-ene synthase, chloroplastic-like has protein sequence MVPSCIANGARTFVGENASLQNMERKARIKKQLLEPKLSPSSYDTAWVAMVPLPGSSPEVPCFPRCIEWILQNQQTNGAWGLAHMDSSVNKATLSSTLACVLALQRWNVGREHIRRGIHFIGKNVSVVMDEQIAAPIGFNIIFPGMLSLALGMGLQFPVRQTTVHGILHLRELELERLAADKSSGGEAYIAYVAEGLGNLSDWNEVMKFQRRNGSLFNSPSTTAAALIQNYDDKALQYLNFLVSKFDGSVPTVYPTNIYCQLSMVDTLEKVGISQYFSSEIKSILDMTYSGWLQRDEEIILDVSTCAIAFRILRMNGYDISSDELSHINEASTFHNSLQGYLRDTKSIMELYKASRVSVSESELILDNISYWSGNLLREKIFHDDVQSSSILVEVEYALKFPFYATMDRLDHKRNIENFDLSGSQMLKTEHWPCCVNQDILALAIGDFTISQSIYQSELQLLKRWVKENKLDQLLFARQRTTYCYLAAAATMFPPELSDARISWAKNSILVNIVDDFFDVAGSREELENLVELIEKWDEHYKEKFYSEQVKILFYAIYTSTSQLGIMASVVQNRDVKKHLVETWLQLLRTMMTEADWRMRQYVPTVKEYMELAIVSFTVAPILLPALYFVRQALLSCVVNDQEYNELFRLMGTCCRLLNDIQGFERESGEGKLDSVSLRVLHSDGSMSIEAAKDSIKRSIASYRKDLLRLVLKQDSVVPRACRELFWNMCKICHLFYSHTDAFTSPSEMITTVNAVLNEPLKLQIGNPYFAAQSEK, from the exons ATGGTTCCTTCATGTATCG caaatggtgcgAGGACGTTTGTAGGAGAAAATGCAAGCCTGCAAAACATG GAACGGAAGGCAAGAATAAAGAAGCAACTCCTGGAACCCAAATTGTCGCCATCTTCATACGACACCGCTTGGGTGGCTATGGTGCCCTTACCAGGCTCGTCTCCGGAGGTTCCATGCTTCCCGCGGTGTATTGAATGGATACTACAAAACCAACAGACCAATGGAGCATGGGGTCTTGCTCACATGGACTCCTCAGTCAACAAGGCCACCCTCTCATCCACACTGGCTTGTGTGCTTGCACTTCAGAGATGGAATGTCGGGAGGGAACATATTAGGAGAG GAATACATTTTATCGGCAAAAACGTCTCCGTTGTCATGGATGAACAGATTGCTGCTCCTATAGGCTTCAATATCATTTTTCCTGGTATGCTTAGCCTTGCCTTGGGGATGGGTTTGCAGTTTCCTGTTAGACAAACAACTGTTCATGGGATTCTGCATCTCCGGGAGTTGGAACTAGAAAG ACTTGCTGCGGATAAATCTTCTGGGGGAGAAGCATATATCGCTTATGTTGCTGAAGGACTAGGAAACCTATCGGACTGGAATGAAGTTATGAAGTTCCAGAGGAGGAATGGATCGTTGTTCAACTCTCCTTCCACAACTGCTGCTGCATTAATCCAAAATTATGATGACAAAGCCCTCCAGTATCTAAATTTTCTTGTCAGTAAGTTTGATGGTTCAG TGCCAACAGTGTACCCAACAAATATATATTGCCAGCTTTCAATGGTGGATACTCTTGAAAAGGTCGGGATATCTCAGTATTTTTCAAGTGAGATAAAGAGCATCCTGGACATGACATACAG TGGTTGGTTACAAAGAGATGAGGAAATCATCCTGGATGTATCCACATGTGCAATAGCGTTTCGTATCTTACGAATGAATGGATATGATATTTCATCAG ATGAGTTGTCTCATATCAATGAAGCCTCTACTTTCCATAATTCACTTCAAGGATATTTACGTGATACAAAATCcataatggaattgtacaaggctTCAAGAGTTAGTGTATCAGAAAGTGAACTAATCCTCGATAATATAAGTTATTGGTCAGGGAACTTATTGAGGGAAAAGATATTTCATGATGACGTGCAAAGTAGTTCGATATTGGTAGAG GTGGAGTATGCTCTTAAATTTCCCTTCTATGCCACAATGGATCGTCTGGATCACAAGAGGAACAttgaaaactttgatttgagtggtTCGCAGATGTTGAAGACAGAGCACTG GCCATGTTGTGTAAACCAAGATATTTTAGCTTTGGCTATTGGAGATTTCACCATCTCTCAATCTATTTACCAGAGTGAACTCCAGCTTCTTAAACG TTGGGTGAAGGAGAACAAGCTAGACCAGCTACTGTTTGCACGACAGAGGACGACATATTGCTATCTCGCTGCTGCTGCTACCATGTTCCCTCCTGAATTGTCTGATGCTCGCATTTCATGGGCCAAAAATTCTATACTCGTAAATATTGTTGATGACTTCTTTGATGTTGCGGGGTCAAGAGAAGAATTAGAAAACCTTGTAGAACTAATCGAGAA GTGGGATGAGCACTACAAAGAAAAATTCTACTCTGAGCAAGTAAAAATATTGTTTTATGCCATTTACACTTCAACGAGCCAGCTTGGAATAATGGCTTCTGTTGTACAAAACCGTGACGTCAAAAAGCACCTAGTAGAAACA TGGCTACAACTACTAAGGACTATGATGACCGAGGCAGATTGGCGGATGAGACAATATGTGCCAACAGTTAAAGAATACATGGAACTTGCAATTGTGTCATTCACAGTAGCTCCCATTCTGCTCCCAGCATTATATTTTGTTAGGCAAGCACTCTTGTCTTGTGTTGTAAATGATCAAGAGTACAACGAGTTGTTCAGACTAATGGGCACTTGTTGTCGCCTCCTCAATGACATCCAAGGCTTTGAG AGGGAGAGCGGCGAGGGAAAACTTGATAGTGTTTCGCTACGTGTTCTCCACAGTGATGGTTCTATGTCCATTGAAGCAGCTAAAGATTCAATAAAGAGGTCCATAGCCTCATATAGAAAAGATTTGCTAAGGTTGGTCCTTAAGCAAGATAGTGTTGTTCCTAGGGCATGCAGGGAGTTATTTTGGAACATGTGCAAGATATGTCACTTGTTCTACTCTCACACTGATGCATTTACGTCGCCAAGTGAGATGATAACCACAGTGAATGCAGTTCTCAATGAGCCACTCAAACTCCAAATTGGCAATCCATATTTTGCTGCACAATCAGAAAAATAA